In a genomic window of Phycodurus eques isolate BA_2022a chromosome 2, UOR_Pequ_1.1, whole genome shotgun sequence:
- the LOC133417563 gene encoding gastrula zinc finger protein XlCGF57.1-like codes for MCARTTARDAEKLCGIKEEKKRRRQLLDAVCKQPRLVLRKADVSEYLRPEQQEPEFPRLKEEEGPQPLHIKHEALEPTHINEGGVPHIKDEEQEHEIKFPPTAVVKSEDDDGEHRGGTQAHGRSAPLSDPDDTTSHSSDYDDDDDEQHSKGDKKCHTRKKCLKCSYCDRTFYNKSSLKTHTRSHTGEKPFACSVCGARFSLNANLTRHTKIHTGDKPFACSICGRRFAEKSTLTVHTRRHDGQKPFTCSVCGKSFTENGELRIHTRTHTGEKPFSCSVCGKRFPFKNTLRMHTRKHTGEKPYACSVCGKRFPTKSHLTRHAKTHTGDKPFACSVCNQRFSIKDNLRRHTRRHNGEKPYTCSVCGKKFTQNSLRTHLRTHTGEKPHACSVCGKSFASKRHLTRHTSSHTGEKPFACSICGRRFSQKDELKGHTRRHSSERPFACSVCGKTFTVKRDLRIHTGIHKGEKPFACSVCGKTFCRKSYLKMHTRTHTGEKPFACSVCSKRFSTKAHLKRHAETHRGKKTFTCRVCDKTFARKGHLMRHKCAGEKSSSQ; via the exons ATGTGCGCGAGAACGACCGCAAGGGACGCGGAGAAACTTTGCGGAATAAAAGAGGAGAAGAAGCGACGACGCCAACTGCTGGACGCGGTTTGCAAGCAGCCTCGACTTGTGCTACGCAAAGCAG ATGTCAGCGAGTATCTTCGTCCTGAGCAGCAGGAACCAGAGTTCCCCCGCCTCAAAGAAGAGGAGGGGCCCCAGCCTCTTCACATTAAACACGAGGCGCTGGAGCCCACTCATATTAACGAAGGAGGGGTGCCACACATTAAAGACGAAGAGCAGGAGCACGAAATCAAGTTTCCACCGACTGCCgttgtgaagagtgaagatgatgaTGGGGAGCACCGTGGCGGCACACAAGCGCACGGCCGCTCAGCTCCACTGTCAGATCCTGATGACACAACATCGCACTCTTCtgactatgatgatgatgatgatgagcaaCACTCCAAAGGTGATAAGAAATGTCACACTCgcaaaaaatgtcttaaatgtTCTTACTGTGACAGAACCTTTTACAACAAGTCATCGTTGAAAACGCACACGAGgtcacacactggagaaaaacctttcgcCTGTTCCGTTTGCGGTGCGAGGTTCTCTTTGAATGCAAATTtgacaagacacacaaaaatacacactggTGATAAACCATTCGCTTGCTCAATTTGCGGCAGACGATTCGCTGAGAAGAGCACTTTAACAGTACACACGAGAAGACATGATGGACAGAAACCTtttacctgctcagtttgtggtaaaagtttTACTGAGAATGGAGAATTAAGAAtccacacaagaacacacactggagaaaaacctttttcctgctcagtgtgTGGTAAAAGGTTCCCTTTCAAGAACACTTTAAGAATGCACACAAGAAAGCACACAGGAGAAAAGCCTTATGCCTGCTCCGTTTGTGGGAAAAGATTCCCAACAAAGTCACATTTAACGAGAcacgcaaaaacacacaccGGAGATAAAccatttgcctgctcagtttgtaatCAAAGATTCTCTATAAAAGACAATTTAAGAAGGCACACACGAAGACATAATGGAGAGAAACCTTATACCTGCTCCGTTTGTGGTAAAAAATTCACTCAGAATAGTTTAAGAACGCACTTAagaacacacacgggagaaaaaccacaTGCCTGCTCAGTGTGCGGCAAAAGCTTTGCTTCAAAGCGACATTTAACGAGACACACAAGctcacacactggagaaaaaccttttgcatgctcaatATGTGGAAGACGATTCAGTCAGAAGGATGAATTAAAAGGACACACAAGGAGACACTCGAGTGAGAGAccgtttgcctgctcagtttgtggtaaaacctTCACTGTGAAGAGAGATTTAAGAATACACACAGGAATACACAAaggcgagaaaccttttgcttgctcaGTATGCGGGAAAACATTTTGCAGAAAGTCctatttaaaaatgcacacaagaacacacactggcgaAAAGCCTTtcgcctgctcagtttgtagtAAAAGATTCTCGACAAAGGCACATTTAAAAAGACACGCAGAAACACACAGGGGGAAGAAAACATTCACCTGCCGGGTGTGTGATAAAACATTCGCTCGTAAGGGGCATCTTATgagacacaagtgtgctggtgagaagagcagcagTCAATAA